In Arthrobacter sp. CDRTa11, one DNA window encodes the following:
- the fdhD gene encoding formate dehydrogenase accessory sulfurtransferase FdhD, which translates to MGRVTQRRKVHKYVLDGSPNALEFPVRHREDVLAVEEPLEIRIGTLSFSVTMRTPGDDFDLVAGFLVSEGVIWEPEQLVSLRFCAGEDENGVQTFNVVEAQLRPDVQIPETGRNVYTSSSCGICGTDSIEAVHKSSHYSPAADTLTLPAETLASLPGRLREAQAVFDVTGGVHAAGLFSIKDDGDVELLCLREDVGRHNAVDKVVGWALRERLLPLSGLVLQVSGRASFELVQKAALAGIPVLAAVSAPSSLAVELAEASGITLAGFSRGTSLNVYAGHQRITLPAPAQLPAELPG; encoded by the coding sequence ATGGGACGAGTGACCCAGCGCCGAAAGGTGCACAAATATGTCCTGGACGGCTCGCCCAACGCTCTCGAGTTCCCCGTCCGGCACCGCGAGGACGTGCTTGCGGTTGAAGAACCGCTGGAGATCCGGATCGGGACACTTTCCTTCTCCGTGACAATGCGGACGCCCGGTGACGACTTTGACCTGGTGGCCGGATTCCTGGTGTCCGAGGGTGTTATCTGGGAACCGGAGCAGCTGGTGTCCCTCCGGTTCTGCGCCGGTGAGGACGAAAATGGAGTCCAGACCTTCAACGTCGTGGAGGCCCAGCTCCGGCCGGACGTCCAGATACCGGAAACCGGCCGGAACGTCTACACCTCCAGTTCATGCGGCATTTGCGGCACGGATTCGATCGAAGCGGTCCACAAGTCTTCCCACTACAGCCCTGCCGCGGACACCTTGACGCTTCCCGCGGAAACCCTGGCCTCCCTGCCCGGCCGGCTTCGCGAAGCCCAGGCAGTTTTCGACGTCACCGGCGGAGTCCACGCCGCCGGCCTTTTTAGCATCAAGGACGACGGCGACGTGGAGCTTTTGTGCCTCAGGGAGGACGTGGGCCGCCACAACGCCGTGGATAAGGTGGTGGGCTGGGCCCTCCGGGAACGCCTCCTTCCGCTGTCCGGACTGGTCCTGCAGGTATCAGGACGGGCATCGTTCGAACTTGTCCAAAAGGCCGCCCTCGCCGGAATCCCCGTTCTGGCTGCCGTCAGTGCGCCTTCCAGCCTTGCCGTGGAGTTGGCGGAAGCCAGCGGCATAACCCTGGCAGGATTCAGCCGCGGCACTAGCCTGAACGTCTATGCCGGACATCAGCGGATCACTCTCCCCGCGCCCGCGCAGCTGCCAGCCGAGCTGCCGGGATAA
- a CDS encoding alpha-mannosidase — protein MHDDRRITEVRLDRFVRERVIPAVYTRMVPLTLTSWDVPDEPVTVMEALRQDFLPQEHGAAWGKPWGTKWLRLQGDVPESWGTEPDTAVEMVVDLGFTTEIPGFQCEGIAWRPDGTIIKAISPRNQYIPLKLLGSGMAVDFYVEAAANPDVAQGWTFAAMPYGDKATAGTAPQYRLGTIAIAELNQSVWELQQDIWTLAGLMHELPMEQPRRHEILRALERMMDLMDPDDIAGTAAAGREALTEVLSRPAYASAHQLVATGHAHIDSAWLWPVRETIRKCARTFSNVVSLMDENPDFVFSCSSAQQFAWMKEFYPELFGRIREKVKAGQFVPVGGMWVESDTNMPGGEAMARQFVEGKSFFLAEFGIDCREAWLPDSFGYSGALPQIVKSAGSRWFLTQKISWNQLNRMPHHTFSWEGIDGTRLFTHFPPIDTYNSELSGRELAHAERNYRDHGRGNTSLVPFGYGDGGGGPTREMLAAASRTADLEGSPKVRIGSAESFFTQAEEEYKALPVWVGEMYLELHRGTYTSQARTKRGNRRSEHLLREAELWCTTAAVRSGGSFPYPAAELKRLWRLVLMHQFHDILPGSSIAWVHQDAERNYSAIASGLEDLIARAAASVLGSGSREFLLNAAPHARHGVPALGAAEPAAPPLPGGVSPAAGGYVLDNGIVRAVLDGNGLIVSLTDYATGREAIASGQRGNLLELHRDTPNEWDAWDIDEFYRRNVTALTDVTAVRLEQEGQTPVVVVERLAGSSPVTQRIMLEAGSDSLSITTTVDWQEREKLLKLGFALDVRADRSASETQFGHVFRPTHVNTSWEAAKFEICAHRWIHVAEPGYGVAISNSSSYGHDVTRSIREDDGGTTTTVRLSLLRAPKFPDPAADRGRHELTVTIRPGAGIAEAIEEGYRTNLPPRVIRGGQAVEPLFTVGNPALVIEAVKLAEDGSGDVIVRLYESLGQRSAGLLTANFPVTAVHSTDLLERQADAPGITVTGPDSVDLSLRPFQLVTLRFVR, from the coding sequence TTGCATGACGATCGCCGGATCACGGAAGTGCGCCTGGACCGCTTTGTGCGTGAGCGGGTCATTCCCGCTGTTTACACGCGCATGGTTCCGCTGACGCTGACCAGCTGGGATGTACCGGACGAACCAGTGACTGTGATGGAGGCACTGCGGCAGGATTTCCTGCCACAGGAGCACGGCGCTGCCTGGGGCAAGCCGTGGGGTACCAAATGGCTGAGACTGCAGGGTGATGTCCCTGAATCCTGGGGAACGGAACCGGACACCGCCGTCGAAATGGTGGTGGACCTGGGCTTCACCACGGAAATCCCGGGCTTCCAGTGTGAGGGGATAGCTTGGCGTCCTGACGGCACGATCATCAAGGCGATCTCGCCACGGAACCAGTACATTCCGCTCAAGCTCCTGGGCAGCGGCATGGCCGTGGATTTCTATGTCGAAGCCGCAGCCAATCCGGACGTCGCGCAGGGGTGGACCTTTGCCGCCATGCCCTACGGCGATAAGGCAACGGCCGGAACGGCGCCGCAGTACAGGCTCGGCACTATCGCCATCGCGGAACTGAACCAGTCGGTGTGGGAGCTCCAGCAGGACATCTGGACGCTGGCGGGGCTGATGCACGAGCTCCCCATGGAGCAGCCGCGCCGCCATGAAATTCTCCGGGCACTGGAACGCATGATGGACCTCATGGACCCGGACGACATCGCCGGAACAGCAGCTGCGGGTCGCGAGGCACTCACCGAGGTGCTGTCCAGGCCTGCCTACGCCTCTGCCCACCAGTTGGTGGCCACAGGCCATGCGCACATCGATTCGGCTTGGCTGTGGCCGGTGCGGGAAACCATCCGCAAGTGCGCCAGGACCTTCTCCAACGTAGTCTCGCTGATGGACGAAAACCCGGACTTTGTCTTCTCCTGCTCCTCGGCCCAGCAGTTCGCCTGGATGAAGGAGTTCTATCCGGAACTTTTTGGCCGCATCCGGGAGAAGGTCAAGGCGGGCCAGTTTGTCCCGGTGGGCGGCATGTGGGTCGAATCGGACACCAACATGCCGGGCGGGGAAGCGATGGCCCGCCAGTTTGTGGAGGGCAAGAGCTTCTTCCTCGCGGAGTTCGGCATCGACTGCCGGGAAGCCTGGCTCCCGGACTCGTTCGGCTACTCCGGCGCCCTGCCGCAGATCGTCAAGTCGGCCGGCAGCCGCTGGTTCCTTACGCAGAAGATCTCCTGGAACCAGCTGAACCGGATGCCCCACCACACCTTTAGCTGGGAAGGCATTGACGGCACCAGGCTGTTCACGCACTTCCCTCCCATTGACACCTATAACTCCGAGTTAAGTGGGCGCGAACTGGCGCACGCTGAGCGCAACTACCGGGACCATGGCCGCGGAAATACGTCGCTTGTCCCATTCGGATACGGCGACGGCGGGGGCGGTCCCACCCGTGAAATGCTGGCAGCTGCAAGCCGGACGGCTGACCTGGAGGGTTCACCCAAGGTGCGCATCGGTTCCGCCGAGAGTTTCTTTACCCAGGCAGAGGAGGAATACAAGGCGCTGCCGGTCTGGGTGGGGGAGATGTACCTCGAGCTGCACCGCGGCACCTATACCAGCCAGGCCCGGACCAAACGCGGCAACCGCCGTAGCGAACATCTCCTCAGGGAAGCTGAACTTTGGTGCACCACCGCCGCTGTCCGGAGCGGGGGATCCTTCCCGTATCCCGCGGCCGAGCTCAAGCGGCTCTGGCGGCTGGTGCTGATGCACCAGTTCCACGACATCCTGCCGGGCAGCTCCATTGCCTGGGTGCACCAGGACGCCGAGCGGAATTACTCGGCCATCGCCTCCGGTTTGGAGGATCTCATTGCCAGGGCCGCTGCGTCGGTGCTCGGTTCCGGATCCCGCGAGTTCCTCCTGAACGCCGCGCCCCACGCCCGCCACGGGGTTCCTGCCCTGGGCGCCGCAGAACCAGCCGCCCCGCCCCTGCCCGGGGGGGTGTCCCCGGCGGCGGGTGGCTACGTCCTGGACAACGGGATTGTCAGGGCGGTGCTGGATGGCAACGGATTGATCGTGTCCCTGACGGACTACGCCACGGGCCGGGAAGCCATTGCGTCAGGCCAACGGGGCAACCTGTTGGAACTGCACCGCGATACGCCCAATGAATGGGATGCCTGGGACATCGATGAGTTCTACCGGCGCAACGTCACAGCCCTGACTGATGTCACGGCTGTGAGGCTGGAACAGGAGGGCCAGACTCCCGTCGTCGTTGTGGAGCGCCTGGCTGGATCTTCTCCCGTGACCCAGCGGATCATGCTTGAGGCCGGCAGCGACTCCCTGTCCATCACCACCACCGTCGATTGGCAGGAACGCGAGAAGCTCCTCAAGCTGGGCTTTGCCCTGGATGTCCGGGCGGACCGTTCAGCATCCGAGACGCAGTTTGGCCACGTGTTCCGTCCCACCCACGTCAACACGTCCTGGGAGGCTGCGAAGTTCGAAATCTGCGCCCACCGCTGGATTCATGTTGCAGAGCCCGGCTACGGCGTCGCCATCTCGAACTCTTCCAGCTATGGGCACGACGTCACCAGGAGCATTAGGGAGGACGACGGCGGGACCACCACTACCGTGCGGCTCTCACTCTTGCGGGCGCCCAAGTTCCCGGACCCAGCGGCGGACCGCGGACGGCACGAACTGACGGTGACCATCCGTCCCGGCGCCGGCATCGCGGAGGCAATCGAGGAGGGGTACCGCACCAACCTGCCGCCACGGGTGATACGTGGCGGCCAGGCAGTGGAACCCCTGTTTACTGTGGGCAATCCCGCCCTGGTCATTGAGGCTGTCAAGCTTGCCGAGGACGGCTCGGGTGATGTGATCGTCCGGCTCTACGAATCCCTGGGGCAGAGATCGGCAGGGTTGCTCACAGCAAATTTCCCGGTCACGGCCGTCCACTCCACGGACCTGCTGGAACGGCAGGCAGACGCACCAGGAATTACGGTAACAGGGCCGGACTCCGTGGATCTAAGCCTGCGCCCCTTCCAACTGGTGACCTTAAGGTTCGTGCGCTAA